One genomic window of Polyodon spathula isolate WHYD16114869_AA chromosome 8, ASM1765450v1, whole genome shotgun sequence includes the following:
- the brd1a gene encoding bromodomain-containing protein 1 isoform X1: MKRKGRHHRVSTTRRSASPCNIKNSPTRETLTYAQAQRMVDMEIDGRLHRISIFDNLEIISEDDLTAQELTECNSNKENSQRPALIRSKRLKNNNLKKKNAVLPNAHGVPVSSSTLPEPKIRIVDYNPPVAPRRPPSYYTFIEKSSDELDKEVEYDMDEEDYAWLELVNEKRRSEGLGVVSQNVFEFLMDRFEKESFFENQNQGDPQSLIDEDAVCCICMDGECQNSNVILFCDMCNLAVHQECYGVPYIPEGQWLCRHCLQSPSQPLDCILCPNKGGALKKTDDDRWGHVVCALWVPEVGFANTVFIEPIDGVRNIPPARWKLTCYLCKQKGDGACIQCHRANCYTAFHVTCAQKAGLYMKMEPVKEVIEAGTTFSVKKTAYCDAHTPTGCVRRPLTIYEEAETKNGLCQKGQKTARTRLKGKHKNKKCKKVLSEPLGAVPTVSVPSIPSQRLNKILNQIAVQRKKLFIERILNYWTLKRQSRNGVPLLRRLQSSLQSQRNAQQREDNEESSALKEQLKYWHRLRHDLERARLLVELIRKREKLKREEIKVQQVAMELQLVPFTVLLRSVQDQLEEKDTARIFAQPVNLKEVSDYLDHIKHPMDFSTMRKRIEAQGYKNLDEFEEDFNLIIENCMKYNAKDTIFYRAAVRLRDQGGTVLRQSHRDAKRIGFDYETGMYLSEPPKIEPPLPFSWEDVDKLLNPVNRGHMSLEEQLKELLEKLDLTCAMKSSPSRSKRLKLLKKEICNVRYELSLQKTQPKQPEPSTTWVEESTPLEQNLEEDGDKSLPPKLEPSDSLPPPLNLDSNSEPPTLKPIEPNPENNKLHKRVKFENEMCGISPPKEMFNGHTQEHLLKDTDVSVVATSTLADSSSDVNRRTSVLFRKSKSASPQKPGKISDAQPSSPQLGTKTFLSVVIPRLETLLQPRKRSRSACGDSESNEESPVKRFDTGLTNGFGNDECKELTPTRKLEPRRRCASESSISSSSSLLCSTSLSLPKCGKGKPALVRRNTVDDKNELIACIETGNFAKAARIAAEVGNNNIWMPANSATVVLEPLKLVWAKCSGYPSYPALIIDPKMPRLGCHHNGVSIPIPPLDVLKVGEQMHFKSGEKLFLVLFFDNKRSWQWLPKSKMVPLGIEKTIDKLKMMEGRTSSIRKAVQTAFDRAMNHLSRVQGEPVSDFSDVD; this comes from the exons atgaaaagaaaagggcGTCATCATCGAGTGTCTACGACAAGGCGTTCAGCTTCTCCTTGCAATATCAAGAACTCTCCCACACGGGAAACACTGACATATGCCCAGGCTCAGCGGATGGTAGACATGGAGATTGATGGTCGTCTACACAGGATCAGTATTTTTGACAATTTAGAGATCATATCAGAGGACGACCTTACAGCACAAGAGCTAACTGAATGTAACAGCAATAAGGAAAACAGCCAACGGCCAGCGCTGATAAGATCCAAAAgacttaaaaacaataatttaaaaaagaaaaatgctgttcTACCAAATGCACACGGGGTACCAGTTTCATCTAGTACTCTCCCAGAGCCCAAAATTCGTATTGTTGATTACAACCCACCTGTTGCTCCTCGGAGACCCCCTTCATATTACACATTTATTGAGAAATCCTCTGATGAGCTTGATAAAGAGGTAGAGTATGATATGGATGAGGAGGATTATGCATGGCTAGAACTTGTTAATGAAAAACGCAGAAGTGAAGGGCTGGGTGTTGTTTCTCAAAATGTATTTGAGTTCCTCATGGACAGATTTGAAAAGGAATCTTTCTTTGAGAACCAGAATCAAGGAGATCCCCAGTCTCTCATTGATGAAGATGCAGTGTGTTGCATATGTATGGATGGTGAATGCCAGAAcagcaatgtcattttattttgtgacaTGTGTAATTTAGCAGTACATCAAGAGTGTTATGGCGTTCCATACATCCCAGAGGGGCAGTGGCTTTGTCGGCATTGCTTGCAGTCTCCTTCCCAGCCTTTAGACTGCATACTTTGCCCCAACAAGGGCGGTGCATTGAAAAAGACGGATGATGATAGATGGGGACATGTGGTTTGTGCCCTGTGGGTACCTGAAGTGGGTTTTGCTAACACTGTTTTTATTGAGCCAATTGATGGTGTAAGGAATATTCCTCCAGCAAGGTGGAAGTTGACATGCTACCTCTGTAAACAGAAAGGGGATGGTGCTTGCATTCAGTGCCATAGAGCAAACTGTTACACAGCATTTCATGTGACTTGTGCTCAAAAAGCAGGCCTTTACATGAAAATGGAACCTGTAAAAGAAGTAATAGAGGCTGGAACAACTTTCTCAGTGAAAAAGACTGCCTATTGTGATGCACACACTCCAACGGGCTGTGTAAGGAGACCTCTGACAATTTATGAGGAAGCCGAAACAAAAAATGGACTTTGTCAAAAAGGGCAAAAAACAGCTAGGACCAGATTAAAAGGAAAGCATAAAAACAAGAAGTGTAAAAAAGTTTTATCTGAACCACTGGGAGCTGTTCCTACAGTATCTGTACCAAGTATCCCATCTCAAAG GTTGAACAAAATTCTCAATCAAATTGCTGTACAGAGAAAGAAACTATTTATAGAACGTATTTTGAATTACTGGACACTGAAAAGGCAGTCAAGAAATGGTGTGCCATTGCTACGGCGTTTACAGTCAAGTTTACAGTCACAACGAAATGCACAGCAG AGGGAAGATAATGAGGAAAGCAGTGCTTTGAAAGAACAATTGAAGTACTGGCACAGGCTTCGCCATGACCTTGAGAGGGCACGCTTATTGGTGGAGTTAATTCGTAAACGAGAGAAATTAAAGAGAGAGgag ATCAAGGTTCAGCAGGTTGCCATGGAGCTACAGTTGGTACCTTTCACTGTTCTTCTGCGGTCAGTGCAAGATCAGCTTGAAGAAAAAGATACTGCCAGAATTTTTGCCCAGCCAGTGAACCTCAAAGAG gTTTCTGATTACTTGGACCATATCAAACATCCAATGGATTTCTCTACAATGAGAAAAAGGATAGAAGCTCAAGGATATAAAAACCTGGATGAATTTGAAGAGGATTTCAACCTTATCATTGAAAACTGTATGAAGTATAATGCTAAGGACACAATATTTTACAGAGCAGCTGTTCGATTAAGAGATCAAGGGGGTACTGTTCTGAGGCAAAGCCATCGTGATGCGAAGCGGATTGGATTTGATTATGAAACAGGAATGTACTTGTCCGAACCACCAAAGATTGAACCACCTCTGCCTTTTTCCTGGGAAGatg TGGACAAACTCCTAAATCCAGTAAACAGAGGACACATGTCCTTGGAAGAACAGCTCAAAGAACTACTTGAAAAACTTGACTTAACCTGTGCAATGAAATCAAGTCCATCTAGGAGCAAACGCTTAaaattattaaagaaagaaatctgTAACGTCCGATACGAACTTAGCCTGCAGAAAACTCAACCCAAGCAACCAGAGCCAAGCACAACTTGGGTTGAAGAGAGTACACCTTTAGAGCAAAATCTCGAGGAAGATG gCGACAAGTCCTTACCACCAAAACTAGAACCGTCTGATTCTTTGCCACCTCCTTTAAATTTGGACAGTAATTCAGAACCACCTACCCTCAAACCAATTGAACCTAACCCTGAGAACAATAAACTGCATAAACGAGTtaagtttgaaaatgaaatgtgtggTATTTCTCCACCAAAGGAAATGTTTAATGGACACACTCAAGAACACTTGCTTAAAGACACAGATGTTAGTGTGGTGGCCACATCTACATTAGCAGACTCTTCAAGTGATGTCAACAGAAGGACATCTGTTCTTTTTCGAAAATCTAAAAGTGCAAGTCCTCAAAAACCTGGGAAAATCAGTGACGCACAGCCTAGTTCTCCTCAGCTAGGGACCAAAACATTTTTGTCTGTGGTTATTCCAAGATTGGAGACTCTTCTTCAGCCAAGAAAGAGGTCCCGAAGTGCATGTGGAGACAGTGAAAGCAATGAAGAGTCCCCCGTGAAACGTTTTGATACAG GACTTACTAATGGTTTCGGGAATGATGAGTGCAAGGAGCTCACTCCAACCAGAAAGCTTGAACCCAGACGCAGATGTGCATCAGAATCCAGTATCTCTTCAAGCAGTAGTCTTTTATGCAGCACAAg ttTGAGCCTTCCGAAATGTGGGAAAGGAAAACCGGCACTGGTACGAAGAAACACTGTTGATGATAAAAATGAGTTAATAGCTTGCATTGAAACTGGAAACTTTGCTAAAGCAGCAAGAATTGCAGCAG AAGTTGGCAACAACAATATATGGATGCCTGCTAATTCTGCAACTGTTGTCCTGGAACCTCTGAAACTAGTCTGGGCGAAGTGTAGTGGCTATCCCTCCTATCCTGCACTG ataatagATCCAAAAATGCCTCGGCTTGGTTGTCACCATAATGGTGTGTCTATACCAATACCTCCACTGGATGTTTTAAAAGTAGGAGAACAAATGCACTTCAAGTCTGGAGAGAAacttttccttgttcttttctttgaCAACAAGAGAAGCTG GCAGTGGCTTCCTAAATCAAAAATGGTTCCTCTTGGAATTGAGAAAACTATCGACAAGTTAAAAATGATGGAGGGTCGAACCTCCAGCATTCGCAAAGCTGTACAGACTGCCTTTGATCGAGCAATGAATCACCTAAGTCGAGTACAGGGGGAACCAGTTAGTGATTTTAGTGATGTTGATTAA
- the brd1a gene encoding bromodomain-containing protein 1 isoform X2, which translates to MKRKGRHHRVSTTRRSASPCNIKNSPTRETLTYAQAQRMVDMEIDGRLHRISIFDNLEIISEDDLTAQELTECNSNKENSQRPALIRSKRLKNNNLKKKNAVLPNAHGVPVSSSTLPEPKIRIVDYNPPVAPRRPPSYYTFIEKSSDELDKEVEYDMDEEDYAWLELVNEKRRSEGLGVVSQNVFEFLMDRFEKESFFENQNQGDPQSLIDEDAVCCICMDGECQNSNVILFCDMCNLAVHQECYGVPYIPEGQWLCRHCLQSPSQPLDCILCPNKGGALKKTDDDRWGHVVCALWVPEVGFANTVFIEPIDGVRNIPPARWKLTCYLCKQKGDGACIQCHRANCYTAFHVTCAQKAGLYMKMEPVKEVIEAGTTFSVKKTAYCDAHTPTGCVRRPLTIYEEAETKNGLCQKGQKTARTRLKGKHKNKKCKKVLSEPLGAVPTVSVPSIPSQRLNKILNQIAVQRKKLFIERILNYWTLKRQSRNGVPLLRRLQSSLQSQRNAQQREDNEESSALKEQLKYWHRLRHDLERARLLVELIRKREKLKREEIKVQQVAMELQLVPFTVLLRSVQDQLEEKDTARIFAQPVNLKEVSDYLDHIKHPMDFSTMRKRIEAQGYKNLDEFEEDFNLIIENCMKYNAKDTIFYRAAVRLRDQGGTVLRQSHRDAKRIGFDYETGMYLSEPPKIEPPLPFSWEDVDKLLNPVNRGHMSLEEQLKELLEKLDLTCAMKSSPSRSKRLKLLKKEICNVRYELSLQKTQPKQPEPSTTWVEESTPLEQNLEEDGDKSLPPKLEPSDSLPPPLNLDSNSEPPTLKPIEPNPENNKLHKRVKFENEMCGISPPKEMFNGHTQEHLLKDTDVSVVATSTLADSSSDVNRRTSVLFRKSKSASPQKPGKISDAQPSSPQLGTKTFLSVVIPRLETLLQPRKRSRSACGDSESNEESPVKRFDTGLTNGFGNDECKELTPTRKLEPRRRCASESSISSSSSLLCSTRKWIPSIPADK; encoded by the exons atgaaaagaaaagggcGTCATCATCGAGTGTCTACGACAAGGCGTTCAGCTTCTCCTTGCAATATCAAGAACTCTCCCACACGGGAAACACTGACATATGCCCAGGCTCAGCGGATGGTAGACATGGAGATTGATGGTCGTCTACACAGGATCAGTATTTTTGACAATTTAGAGATCATATCAGAGGACGACCTTACAGCACAAGAGCTAACTGAATGTAACAGCAATAAGGAAAACAGCCAACGGCCAGCGCTGATAAGATCCAAAAgacttaaaaacaataatttaaaaaagaaaaatgctgttcTACCAAATGCACACGGGGTACCAGTTTCATCTAGTACTCTCCCAGAGCCCAAAATTCGTATTGTTGATTACAACCCACCTGTTGCTCCTCGGAGACCCCCTTCATATTACACATTTATTGAGAAATCCTCTGATGAGCTTGATAAAGAGGTAGAGTATGATATGGATGAGGAGGATTATGCATGGCTAGAACTTGTTAATGAAAAACGCAGAAGTGAAGGGCTGGGTGTTGTTTCTCAAAATGTATTTGAGTTCCTCATGGACAGATTTGAAAAGGAATCTTTCTTTGAGAACCAGAATCAAGGAGATCCCCAGTCTCTCATTGATGAAGATGCAGTGTGTTGCATATGTATGGATGGTGAATGCCAGAAcagcaatgtcattttattttgtgacaTGTGTAATTTAGCAGTACATCAAGAGTGTTATGGCGTTCCATACATCCCAGAGGGGCAGTGGCTTTGTCGGCATTGCTTGCAGTCTCCTTCCCAGCCTTTAGACTGCATACTTTGCCCCAACAAGGGCGGTGCATTGAAAAAGACGGATGATGATAGATGGGGACATGTGGTTTGTGCCCTGTGGGTACCTGAAGTGGGTTTTGCTAACACTGTTTTTATTGAGCCAATTGATGGTGTAAGGAATATTCCTCCAGCAAGGTGGAAGTTGACATGCTACCTCTGTAAACAGAAAGGGGATGGTGCTTGCATTCAGTGCCATAGAGCAAACTGTTACACAGCATTTCATGTGACTTGTGCTCAAAAAGCAGGCCTTTACATGAAAATGGAACCTGTAAAAGAAGTAATAGAGGCTGGAACAACTTTCTCAGTGAAAAAGACTGCCTATTGTGATGCACACACTCCAACGGGCTGTGTAAGGAGACCTCTGACAATTTATGAGGAAGCCGAAACAAAAAATGGACTTTGTCAAAAAGGGCAAAAAACAGCTAGGACCAGATTAAAAGGAAAGCATAAAAACAAGAAGTGTAAAAAAGTTTTATCTGAACCACTGGGAGCTGTTCCTACAGTATCTGTACCAAGTATCCCATCTCAAAG GTTGAACAAAATTCTCAATCAAATTGCTGTACAGAGAAAGAAACTATTTATAGAACGTATTTTGAATTACTGGACACTGAAAAGGCAGTCAAGAAATGGTGTGCCATTGCTACGGCGTTTACAGTCAAGTTTACAGTCACAACGAAATGCACAGCAG AGGGAAGATAATGAGGAAAGCAGTGCTTTGAAAGAACAATTGAAGTACTGGCACAGGCTTCGCCATGACCTTGAGAGGGCACGCTTATTGGTGGAGTTAATTCGTAAACGAGAGAAATTAAAGAGAGAGgag ATCAAGGTTCAGCAGGTTGCCATGGAGCTACAGTTGGTACCTTTCACTGTTCTTCTGCGGTCAGTGCAAGATCAGCTTGAAGAAAAAGATACTGCCAGAATTTTTGCCCAGCCAGTGAACCTCAAAGAG gTTTCTGATTACTTGGACCATATCAAACATCCAATGGATTTCTCTACAATGAGAAAAAGGATAGAAGCTCAAGGATATAAAAACCTGGATGAATTTGAAGAGGATTTCAACCTTATCATTGAAAACTGTATGAAGTATAATGCTAAGGACACAATATTTTACAGAGCAGCTGTTCGATTAAGAGATCAAGGGGGTACTGTTCTGAGGCAAAGCCATCGTGATGCGAAGCGGATTGGATTTGATTATGAAACAGGAATGTACTTGTCCGAACCACCAAAGATTGAACCACCTCTGCCTTTTTCCTGGGAAGatg TGGACAAACTCCTAAATCCAGTAAACAGAGGACACATGTCCTTGGAAGAACAGCTCAAAGAACTACTTGAAAAACTTGACTTAACCTGTGCAATGAAATCAAGTCCATCTAGGAGCAAACGCTTAaaattattaaagaaagaaatctgTAACGTCCGATACGAACTTAGCCTGCAGAAAACTCAACCCAAGCAACCAGAGCCAAGCACAACTTGGGTTGAAGAGAGTACACCTTTAGAGCAAAATCTCGAGGAAGATG gCGACAAGTCCTTACCACCAAAACTAGAACCGTCTGATTCTTTGCCACCTCCTTTAAATTTGGACAGTAATTCAGAACCACCTACCCTCAAACCAATTGAACCTAACCCTGAGAACAATAAACTGCATAAACGAGTtaagtttgaaaatgaaatgtgtggTATTTCTCCACCAAAGGAAATGTTTAATGGACACACTCAAGAACACTTGCTTAAAGACACAGATGTTAGTGTGGTGGCCACATCTACATTAGCAGACTCTTCAAGTGATGTCAACAGAAGGACATCTGTTCTTTTTCGAAAATCTAAAAGTGCAAGTCCTCAAAAACCTGGGAAAATCAGTGACGCACAGCCTAGTTCTCCTCAGCTAGGGACCAAAACATTTTTGTCTGTGGTTATTCCAAGATTGGAGACTCTTCTTCAGCCAAGAAAGAGGTCCCGAAGTGCATGTGGAGACAGTGAAAGCAATGAAGAGTCCCCCGTGAAACGTTTTGATACAG GACTTACTAATGGTTTCGGGAATGATGAGTGCAAGGAGCTCACTCCAACCAGAAAGCTTGAACCCAGACGCAGATGTGCATCAGAATCCAGTATCTCTTCAAGCAGTAGTCTTTTATGCAGCACAAg GAAATGGATTCCTAGCATCCCTGCTGATAAGTAG